The Echinicola rosea genome has a segment encoding these proteins:
- a CDS encoding CBS domain-containing protein produces MVKSFQGVRLAEPSTSASQPILVSDHMTTNLTTFHPEDTIDHVVQILTQKRISGAPVLDDGQNLVGIISEVDCLKEIIRGKYNNTPRMAGRVHEHMTKDVITMDPELTIFDAAHRFLELKIRRFPVLKDGRLLGQISLSDIIRAMPRLKSSTW; encoded by the coding sequence ATGGTAAAAAGTTTTCAAGGTGTTCGCTTGGCTGAGCCCAGTACGAGCGCGTCCCAACCTATTTTGGTGTCAGATCACATGACTACCAACCTCACCACATTCCATCCGGAGGACACCATTGACCATGTCGTCCAAATATTGACACAGAAGCGGATTTCAGGAGCACCGGTATTGGACGATGGCCAAAACCTCGTAGGCATAATTTCCGAGGTGGATTGCCTTAAAGAGATTATCCGCGGAAAATATAACAACACCCCCAGAATGGCAGGCCGAGTGCATGAGCATATGACCAAAGATGTCATCACCATGGATCCAGAACTGACGATTTTTGATGCTGCCCACCGATTTTTGGAATTGAAAATCAGGCGTTTTCCAGTGCTTAAGGATGGCAGACTATTAGGGCAGATAAGTTTAAGTGATATTATCAGGGCTATGCCACGCCTCAAATCATCGACGTGGTAA
- a CDS encoding glycosyltransferase family 2 protein has protein sequence MKEAAIVILNYNGEGMLRRFLPNILANSFFDVIVADNNSNDGSVALMKTHFSAVKLISLSQNHGFSQGYNEVLEQLKGQYHYYILLNSDVEVSEKWDVQLIDWLRSHGDFAAVQPKILSQQDKSIFDYAGAGGGYIDRLGYPYCRGRVLGILEEDHGQYDDEVEVDWVSGACYGVRADVYHDLGGFEADFFAHMEEIDLCWRMARKGWKSGYLGKVQVYHVGGGTLSRTSPFKTYLNFRNNLLMLNRNLTRGGFLKIMVFRVLLDAAAALQFVLSGKSKHAGQVMKAYRDFFKMKNRADKRGALALKLPIQKASKEVASIVLSYYVMGRRKYPDL, from the coding sequence ATGAAAGAAGCGGCCATTGTCATACTGAATTATAATGGGGAAGGAATGCTACGCCGTTTCCTTCCCAATATTTTGGCCAACAGTTTTTTTGATGTAATCGTCGCAGACAATAATAGCAACGACGGTTCAGTGGCCTTGATGAAAACACATTTTTCGGCGGTAAAACTCATAAGCCTATCCCAAAACCATGGCTTCAGCCAGGGCTATAATGAGGTGCTCGAACAACTCAAAGGACAGTATCATTATTATATATTATTGAATTCCGATGTAGAGGTCAGCGAAAAGTGGGACGTTCAGCTGATCGATTGGCTCCGGTCGCATGGAGACTTTGCTGCTGTCCAGCCCAAAATCCTATCGCAACAAGATAAATCCATTTTTGATTATGCCGGTGCCGGAGGAGGATATATAGACCGATTGGGATATCCTTATTGCAGGGGGAGGGTGCTCGGGATTTTGGAGGAGGACCACGGGCAGTACGATGATGAGGTGGAGGTGGACTGGGTGTCTGGAGCCTGCTATGGCGTCAGGGCCGATGTGTATCACGACTTGGGGGGCTTTGAAGCCGATTTTTTTGCCCATATGGAGGAAATAGACCTGTGCTGGCGGATGGCCAGAAAGGGTTGGAAGTCGGGCTATCTAGGAAAGGTGCAGGTTTATCATGTGGGCGGCGGTACGCTATCCCGGACGAGCCCATTCAAGACTTACTTGAATTTCCGAAATAATCTTTTGATGCTCAACAGGAACTTAACCAGGGGTGGCTTCCTCAAGATAATGGTGTTCAGGGTACTATTGGATGCCGCGGCAGCCTTGCAGTTTGTGCTTTCAGGAAAAAGTAAGCATGCAGGTCAAGTGATGAAAGCATATCGTGATTTTTTTAAAATGAAGAACAGGGCTGATAAGCGAGGGGCTTTGGCATTAAAATTGCCTATCCAGAAAGCTAGTAAGGAAGTTGCTTCCATTGTACTTTCCTACTATGTAATGGGCAGGCGAAAATACCCGGACCTTTAA
- a CDS encoding isoaspartyl peptidase/L-asparaginase family protein: MSDRRKFLKNTLLSSALILPGSMSGALAGHTERKRGETHKPLILSTWNHGMAANDKAWEVLGQSGDIVDAVEQGVMVTENDLKNLSVGLQGLPDREGIVTLDASIMKGDGSCGSVCFVRQVKHPISLARKVMEDTPHVMLAGEGARQFAIQEGFPIEEEKLSPAAEKAYEKWKLKSEYKPVINIENHDTIGMIGLDENGNLAGSCTTSGLAYKMHGRVGDSPIIGAGLYVDNEVGAATATGLGESIIKICGSFLIVELMRQGRSPQEACEEAVRRLISKNKGIDGIQAGFLAVNKDGEHGAYAVHPGFNYAMHHQDGKALVDSKSKF; the protein is encoded by the coding sequence ATGTCAGATAGAAGAAAATTTCTCAAAAACACCCTATTGTCCTCAGCCCTAATATTGCCAGGTTCCATGTCTGGTGCCTTGGCTGGCCATACCGAGAGAAAAAGGGGAGAGACACATAAACCGCTTATCCTTTCCACCTGGAACCATGGCATGGCTGCCAACGACAAAGCCTGGGAAGTATTGGGCCAGTCAGGAGATATTGTGGATGCAGTGGAGCAGGGAGTCATGGTAACTGAAAACGACCTGAAGAACCTTTCCGTAGGGCTTCAAGGCCTTCCAGACAGGGAGGGGATCGTGACCTTAGATGCATCTATCATGAAAGGGGACGGATCATGCGGATCAGTTTGCTTTGTCCGTCAGGTGAAGCACCCGATTTCCCTTGCCAGAAAAGTAATGGAGGATACACCGCATGTGATGTTGGCTGGCGAAGGGGCAAGACAGTTTGCCATTCAGGAAGGCTTTCCCATTGAGGAGGAGAAATTAAGTCCAGCAGCAGAAAAGGCATACGAGAAGTGGAAGCTTAAATCCGAGTACAAACCGGTCATCAATATTGAAAACCACGATACCATCGGTATGATCGGTTTGGATGAGAACGGTAATTTGGCAGGATCGTGTACGACCAGCGGTTTGGCATATAAGATGCACGGTAGGGTCGGCGATAGCCCGATCATCGGTGCGGGGCTTTATGTGGACAATGAAGTAGGAGCCGCTACGGCCACAGGGCTAGGGGAATCCATTATCAAGATCTGTGGCAGTTTTCTTATCGTAGAGTTGATGCGACAGGGCAGGAGCCCTCAGGAAGCTTGTGAAGAAGCAGTGAGGAGATTGATCAGCAAAAATAAGGGAATCGATGGTATTCAAGCAGGATTTCTTGCTGTCAATAAGGATGGAGAGCATGGTGCATATGCGGTACATCCCGGGTTTAATTATGCCATGCATCATCAGGACGGCAAAGCCTTGGTGGACTCAAAAAGTAAATTTTAG
- a CDS encoding UvrD-helicase domain-containing protein has product MEAKPFIIYKSSAGSGKTYTLTLEYLKLALAHPLAFRGILAVTFTNKATQEMKGRILEVLGRLKNEIRPDEYLDQQLMEHLGLDEAGLKTQASRVLTAILHDYANFSVSTIDSFFQKVVRAFAREIDLQAKFDVAMDQDAVLERVVDRVVQHVLDDSYLHKWLVDYALTKIQEGKSWDIRSNIRDLGMEIFTENFKQYQQLIREFLSSEKNLELFRNYLNTKKQALHKKAAEMKTDANALRQQFGLEWTDFSGGKRGFALLFDKLGEHISPIPELTESRKAAIDDETKWYSKTSKQKEAIMAAYHAGLGDILRQFVPLRQEWMTYQAIDKNFYAYGIFRNLLEELRDLKDEENILMISDANDFLKEITKENDAPFIYEKVGNQYKHFLIDEFQDTSGFQWDSFKPLLENSLSYEHTNLVVGDVKQSIYRWRGGDMKLLLEKVEEDIGSSRIAVKGLDTNFRSLPQIVAFNNTLFSVLPEQLERSFERETGHPSPGILTKAYQDVAQKVPAAKNELDFQGMVRMEFLEDTGEEEDLGYTEMVLEKLPAMIMELQDHGYRPRDIAFLVRKKHQGAMIADALMAYRHEHPELDYSFDVVSDESMFLDKAATVKALIAALNYLADPTDHVSFQTLWFYWSSLNGQAISHEVFSTRDKPDWLAEKIAAFAAEADRIAKLPLMELLEELVALLGFYELQTELAYISGFKEAVYDYVANNRADLSGFLHWWEENSHKRTVKIPEGHDAMPIITIHKSKGLQYKVVLMPFLMWRIVDFSKDNIIWSPFRDMEEDVEAIIPLTLKKELANSVFKPIHLEEVTMAYLDTLNMIYVALTRAEEVLWTLSPKKIVKNSSKASSNPLEKNLLEIMEQGGLKTAEHDLSSFFDQESSVFKWGEWPESTDTSQDTKPLKDGLLTWNHRKWGELLEVKQYAVDFSEEGLAQRHRRSFGVLIHELLEKSPNQQEAMDQLQSFYFEGRLDSEEKEIVRDQLKKLFGKEQFRSWFEGSGRILTEQGVLLPGGRQRRPDRIVIKGNLAEVIDFKTGEELDKHQRQVREYMKLVAGLGDYQVKGFLCYLETGRIIEV; this is encoded by the coding sequence ATGGAAGCAAAGCCCTTTATTATCTATAAATCATCTGCCGGCTCTGGAAAGACTTACACCCTTACCTTGGAGTACCTTAAACTGGCTTTGGCCCATCCATTGGCCTTTAGGGGGATATTAGCGGTTACTTTTACCAACAAGGCCACCCAAGAAATGAAGGGACGGATATTGGAGGTGCTCGGTAGGCTTAAGAACGAAATACGTCCTGATGAATATCTTGACCAGCAGTTGATGGAACATTTAGGACTGGATGAAGCGGGACTGAAGACCCAGGCAAGCAGGGTGCTTACGGCAATTTTACACGATTATGCCAATTTTTCGGTGTCCACGATTGACAGTTTTTTCCAAAAAGTAGTCAGGGCTTTTGCTAGGGAAATTGATCTGCAGGCAAAATTTGATGTGGCCATGGATCAAGATGCCGTCTTGGAACGGGTAGTGGATAGGGTGGTGCAGCATGTGTTGGATGATTCCTATTTGCACAAGTGGCTGGTGGATTATGCTTTGACCAAGATTCAAGAAGGTAAGTCATGGGATATCAGAAGCAATATCCGTGACTTGGGAATGGAAATCTTTACCGAAAATTTCAAGCAGTACCAGCAATTGATCAGGGAATTTCTTTCCAGCGAAAAGAACCTGGAACTATTCAGAAATTACCTCAACACAAAAAAGCAGGCCTTGCATAAAAAGGCCGCAGAAATGAAAACAGATGCCAATGCCCTTCGCCAACAGTTTGGATTGGAATGGACAGATTTTTCCGGCGGTAAAAGGGGATTTGCATTGTTGTTTGATAAGTTGGGAGAGCACATCAGTCCGATACCTGAATTAACGGAAAGCAGAAAAGCGGCCATTGATGATGAAACCAAATGGTATAGCAAAACAAGCAAACAAAAAGAGGCCATTATGGCGGCTTACCATGCCGGGTTGGGAGATATTCTTCGTCAATTTGTGCCATTGCGCCAAGAATGGATGACCTACCAGGCAATCGACAAGAACTTTTACGCCTATGGCATTTTCAGAAATCTTCTGGAGGAACTCAGAGACCTTAAGGATGAAGAAAATATCCTGATGATTTCCGATGCCAATGACTTCCTGAAGGAAATCACCAAGGAGAATGATGCGCCATTTATCTACGAAAAAGTGGGCAACCAGTACAAGCACTTTTTGATTGATGAATTTCAGGATACCTCGGGTTTCCAGTGGGACAGTTTTAAGCCCCTGCTGGAAAACTCCCTGAGCTATGAACATACCAATCTGGTCGTCGGTGATGTCAAGCAATCCATTTACCGCTGGAGAGGTGGGGATATGAAGCTATTGCTGGAGAAGGTCGAAGAGGACATTGGGTCTTCGCGGATTGCAGTGAAAGGGCTGGACACCAATTTCCGTTCACTTCCGCAGATCGTAGCCTTTAACAATACCCTCTTCAGTGTATTGCCTGAGCAATTGGAACGGAGTTTTGAACGGGAAACAGGGCATCCAAGTCCCGGCATTTTGACCAAAGCCTATCAGGATGTGGCGCAGAAGGTTCCAGCAGCCAAAAATGAGCTGGATTTTCAAGGGATGGTGCGTATGGAGTTTTTGGAAGATACAGGTGAAGAGGAGGATTTGGGCTACACCGAGATGGTTTTGGAAAAACTCCCTGCCATGATCATGGAGTTGCAGGATCATGGCTACCGACCTAGGGATATTGCTTTTTTGGTAAGGAAGAAGCATCAAGGAGCCATGATCGCTGATGCCCTGATGGCGTATAGACATGAACACCCTGAGTTGGATTACAGCTTTGATGTGGTTTCCGATGAATCTATGTTTCTGGATAAGGCCGCCACGGTAAAGGCATTGATTGCTGCCTTAAACTACTTGGCAGATCCTACAGACCACGTCTCTTTTCAGACCTTATGGTTCTACTGGAGCTCACTGAATGGCCAAGCGATTAGCCATGAGGTTTTTTCTACGAGGGATAAGCCGGATTGGTTGGCAGAGAAGATAGCAGCGTTTGCAGCGGAAGCGGACAGGATAGCCAAATTGCCCCTTATGGAATTGCTGGAAGAGTTGGTGGCACTATTAGGATTTTATGAGTTACAGACGGAGCTGGCCTATATTTCTGGTTTCAAGGAAGCCGTGTACGATTATGTGGCCAATAACCGCGCAGACTTATCTGGATTTCTCCATTGGTGGGAAGAGAACAGCCATAAACGTACAGTGAAGATTCCCGAAGGGCATGATGCTATGCCTATCATAACGATCCACAAATCCAAAGGATTGCAATACAAAGTCGTTTTGATGCCATTTCTGATGTGGAGAATAGTGGATTTTTCCAAGGACAATATCATCTGGTCTCCTTTCCGGGATATGGAGGAAGATGTGGAAGCGATCATTCCGCTTACCCTTAAGAAGGAATTGGCAAATTCGGTCTTTAAGCCCATCCACCTGGAAGAAGTGACCATGGCTTACCTGGATACCCTGAACATGATCTATGTGGCCCTTACCAGGGCAGAGGAGGTACTTTGGACCCTAAGTCCGAAGAAAATTGTAAAAAATTCGAGCAAGGCCTCGTCCAATCCGCTTGAGAAAAACCTCTTGGAAATAATGGAGCAGGGAGGGCTTAAAACGGCGGAACATGATTTATCGAGTTTTTTTGACCAAGAGTCAAGTGTTTTTAAATGGGGTGAATGGCCGGAATCAACCGATACCTCCCAAGACACGAAGCCATTAAAAGATGGTCTTTTGACCTGGAACCATAGAAAGTGGGGAGAACTCCTGGAAGTCAAGCAATATGCGGTGGACTTTAGCGAAGAAGGATTAGCGCAACGTCATAGGAGGAGCTTTGGGGTATTGATTCATGAATTGCTGGAAAAGTCACCCAATCAGCAGGAGGCGATGGATCAGCTGCAGTCCTTTTATTTTGAAGGAAGGTTGGACAGTGAGGAGAAGGAAATCGTCAGGGACCAATTGAAGAAGCTATTTGGAAAAGAACAATTTCGATCTTGGTTTGAAGGTAGTGGAAGGATTCTGACCGAACAGGGAGTGCTGCTGCCAGGAGGGCGGCAAAGGCGACCGGACAGGATTGTCATCAAGGGTAATCTGGCAGAAGTGATAGACTTTAAAACCGGTGAAGAGCTGGATAAGCACCAACGACAGGTGAGGGAGTACATGAAGCTGGTAGCAGGACTAGGAGACTATCAGGTCAAAGGGTTTCTGTGCTATCTCGAGACAGGAAGGATCATTGAGGTGTGA
- a CDS encoding tetratricopeptide repeat protein yields MKYSFKILMVCFSVFWVSCSTQSLFDKAGLPIVKVDKDPLVLHNDSVRFKLRATIPAGLVSEENNYTLLPEYQYGEGALPLEEIKVDESDLAGPGQAVEIIRNMSFPYMEGMDRGELRIKGLMEEVETGKAFTTPYMTLATGIISTVNLARVGQFAPGENIPEVGAYMSYDDDFMNMAAHELNYYFSKNAAQANPSSFNEDFVGELKSLVEKGEEINRIIVLGMASPDEGDYNSLAATRAQVAEQQVRVQLKKMGYEGDVESIDIVLQRKEPDWLLFRHLLRTFEGIDMKERDKYFDVIYADDTYESKVEQLKEIPSYNRFSKEKFGEMQLAKVMVMMAQDRRSDPEISAMANMYINGTATGDELTEAELARAATFNPGLKDKQLIYEAMLKKHGSALAYNNLGVVYLNQAHRMIKISDKNNKVNQAMRLFRMSNEINESPQARHNMGQAYLMWGDYGAAYLEISKANALAKDNPEFQRFNEGKRGALDIIRGDYKLATLRLDKAPETATNMFNKGLAYFLAEEYGQAAIAFEESALSNMEFGYAFYGLALVASQNSDEERLYENLKKAVQRSPYLKLRAATDLEFRDYFEEQAYIEAIK; encoded by the coding sequence ATGAAATACTCGTTTAAGATTTTAATGGTTTGCTTTTCAGTGTTTTGGGTGTCATGTAGTACACAATCTCTTTTTGACAAGGCTGGATTGCCCATAGTAAAGGTAGATAAAGATCCATTGGTACTGCACAACGATTCGGTTCGTTTCAAATTACGTGCCACCATACCGGCAGGTCTGGTATCCGAAGAAAATAATTACACCCTGCTGCCGGAGTACCAATATGGAGAGGGAGCACTTCCACTGGAAGAGATCAAAGTTGATGAAAGTGATCTGGCCGGGCCGGGGCAGGCAGTGGAAATTATCCGCAACATGTCTTTTCCGTATATGGAAGGCATGGACAGGGGAGAACTCAGGATAAAGGGGCTGATGGAGGAAGTGGAGACCGGTAAAGCGTTTACTACTCCCTACATGACCCTGGCCACTGGCATCATCAGTACAGTGAATTTGGCTAGGGTAGGACAATTTGCTCCCGGTGAAAATATCCCCGAAGTGGGAGCTTATATGAGTTATGACGATGATTTTATGAACATGGCGGCTCATGAGCTGAATTACTATTTTTCAAAAAACGCCGCCCAGGCCAATCCGTCATCGTTCAATGAAGATTTTGTGGGTGAACTGAAGTCTCTGGTGGAAAAAGGAGAGGAAATCAATAGGATCATTGTGTTGGGAATGGCGTCACCAGATGAAGGTGACTACAACAGCTTGGCTGCTACCAGGGCACAAGTAGCGGAACAGCAAGTCAGGGTACAACTGAAAAAAATGGGGTATGAGGGCGATGTGGAAAGTATAGACATTGTGTTGCAGCGAAAAGAGCCTGATTGGTTGCTGTTCAGGCATTTGTTGAGGACATTCGAAGGAATAGACATGAAGGAGCGGGACAAGTACTTCGATGTGATTTACGCCGATGATACGTATGAAAGTAAGGTGGAGCAATTAAAGGAAATCCCTTCTTATAATAGGTTCTCAAAGGAAAAATTCGGTGAAATGCAGCTGGCAAAAGTCATGGTGATGATGGCACAAGACAGAAGGAGTGATCCTGAAATCTCTGCCATGGCGAATATGTACATCAATGGCACTGCTACTGGAGATGAGCTTACGGAAGCAGAACTGGCAAGAGCTGCCACATTTAACCCAGGACTGAAGGACAAGCAGCTAATCTATGAGGCCATGCTTAAAAAACACGGCTCGGCATTGGCCTATAATAACCTTGGTGTGGTTTACCTTAACCAGGCCCATCGCATGATCAAGATCAGTGACAAAAACAATAAAGTCAACCAGGCCATGAGGCTTTTCAGAATGTCCAATGAAATCAATGAAAGTCCACAGGCCAGGCACAACATGGGGCAGGCTTACCTTATGTGGGGTGATTACGGAGCAGCTTACCTGGAAATATCCAAAGCCAATGCGCTTGCAAAAGACAACCCTGAATTCCAGCGTTTCAATGAAGGTAAGCGGGGGGCCCTGGATATCATCAGAGGAGATTATAAACTGGCCACCTTGAGGTTGGACAAGGCTCCTGAAACGGCCACCAACATGTTTAATAAGGGCTTAGCTTATTTTTTGGCAGAAGAGTATGGACAAGCGGCCATCGCCTTTGAGGAAAGTGCGCTGAGCAATATGGAATTTGGATATGCCTTTTATGGATTGGCATTGGTGGCTAGCCAGAACAGCGATGAAGAGCGGCTTTATGAAAACCTTAAGAAGGCAGTCCAGCGGAGCCCTTACCTGAAACTTAGGGCAGCTACCGATCTGGAGTTCAGGGATTATTTTGAAGAACAAGCGTATATTGAGGCGATTAAATAG
- a CDS encoding YdcF family protein, whose product MFFYLAQFLTFLAMPLTILIIILILALIYHQKNHGKLFGTIGVVLLLFFSNTFIANTAMFLWEPAYKPIAALPSYEFGIVLTGVTNLDKTAYDRTFFNKGADRATQAVQLYKMNKIKKILITGGQGLNPTNSNTEAKLLADFMEIAGVPEEDIIIENQAVNTRQNALFTKQKLTLLNIDPESIQLLITSAFHMKRAKACFDKAGVPTDTFPVDYYASDIKADFKSLVMPSPNGLVIWHKLFKEWIGLTVYRLVGYI is encoded by the coding sequence ATGTTCTTCTACCTAGCGCAGTTCCTTACCTTTCTTGCCATGCCGCTTACCATTCTGATCATTATTCTGATCCTGGCGTTAATATATCACCAGAAAAACCATGGAAAGCTATTTGGAACAATAGGCGTGGTGCTACTGCTATTTTTCTCCAATACGTTTATTGCTAACACTGCCATGTTTTTATGGGAACCGGCTTACAAGCCTATTGCCGCCCTTCCCTCCTATGAATTTGGCATTGTGCTGACAGGCGTGACCAATCTGGATAAAACCGCCTATGACCGTACCTTTTTCAATAAAGGAGCAGATAGGGCAACCCAAGCGGTTCAATTGTATAAAATGAACAAGATAAAGAAGATATTGATCACGGGTGGCCAGGGCCTAAACCCCACCAACTCCAATACCGAAGCAAAATTGCTGGCCGACTTTATGGAAATTGCAGGAGTGCCTGAAGAGGACATTATCATAGAAAACCAAGCTGTCAATACCCGTCAGAATGCACTTTTTACTAAACAAAAGCTTACACTACTAAATATTGACCCAGAGTCAATTCAATTATTGATCACCTCTGCCTTCCATATGAAGCGGGCCAAGGCCTGCTTTGACAAAGCCGGAGTTCCAACCGACACTTTTCCCGTGGATTACTACGCTTCCGACATCAAAGCAGACTTTAAAAGCCTCGTCATGCCTTCACCTAATGGATTGGTTATTTGGCACAAATTATTTAAAGAGTGGATAGGGCTTACGGTTTATAGGCTGGTCGGTTATATATAA
- a CDS encoding YbaB/EbfC family nucleoid-associated protein, with amino-acid sequence MFDFMNIMNKVKEAQAKIKEKQAELVHLTAEAEAGAGMVKVIVNGHRQMVDIAIDESLMTPDDKDMLKDLIVAAANKAYEKMDKIIKEEMQKATEGMMPNIPGMDMGSMFG; translated from the coding sequence ATGTTTGATTTTATGAATATCATGAACAAGGTGAAAGAAGCCCAGGCCAAAATCAAAGAAAAGCAGGCCGAGCTGGTTCACCTTACGGCGGAAGCAGAGGCAGGAGCAGGGATGGTGAAGGTAATCGTCAATGGCCACAGACAAATGGTGGACATCGCTATCGATGAGAGCCTGATGACCCCTGATGACAAGGACATGCTGAAAGACCTGATCGTAGCGGCAGCCAACAAGGCCTATGAAAAAATGGATAAGATCATCAAAGAAGAGATGCAGAAAGCTACTGAAGGAATGATGCCCAATATTCCGGGGATGGACATGGGCAGCATGTTTGGATGA
- a CDS encoding copper homeostasis protein CutC, giving the protein MTKILLEAPVFTVEAAIKASEYGIDRLELCADFLEGGETPSAGTLKHIKSKVDIPVFVMIRPRGGDFVYTNDELQAMHEDIRILKKYGADGFVFGVLTPQGEVNIGACEQLIDAAGGMPCTFHRAFDASRNFEKSLEAVIECGFRRILTSGGKNTVTEGLDVIKRLLYKAGNRINIMPGGGMKAELVEDLSATGNLREVHASCKAWRASSSEYWNENLALSAVPEHQEKVLTISKEEVERFLQVLGN; this is encoded by the coding sequence ATGACAAAGATTCTACTAGAAGCTCCGGTGTTTACGGTCGAAGCGGCCATCAAAGCTTCCGAATATGGAATCGACAGGTTGGAGCTGTGTGCCGATTTCTTGGAAGGTGGTGAGACACCTTCCGCAGGAACCCTTAAGCATATCAAAAGTAAAGTCGATATCCCGGTGTTCGTGATGATCCGCCCGAGGGGTGGGGATTTTGTTTACACCAATGACGAACTGCAGGCGATGCATGAAGATATTCGGATTCTTAAAAAATATGGTGCTGATGGATTTGTCTTCGGTGTCCTTACGCCCCAAGGCGAAGTCAATATCGGTGCCTGTGAGCAACTGATAGACGCAGCAGGAGGTATGCCGTGTACCTTCCACAGAGCATTTGACGCAAGTAGAAACTTCGAAAAGTCCTTGGAGGCGGTGATAGAATGCGGATTCAGGAGAATCCTTACTTCGGGAGGAAAAAATACGGTTACAGAAGGACTTGATGTGATCAAGCGTTTGCTTTATAAAGCCGGAAACAGGATCAATATCATGCCTGGTGGAGGTATGAAAGCCGAGTTGGTCGAGGACCTTTCCGCTACGGGCAATTTGAGGGAAGTTCACGCCAGCTGTAAAGCATGGAGAGCTTCTTCCAGTGAGTATTGGAATGAAAACTTGGCCTTAAGCGCGGTACCAGAGCATCAAGAAAAAGTTTTGACCATCAGTAAAGAAGAGGTGGAAAGGTTTTTGCAGGTGCTGGGTAATTAA
- a CDS encoding PspC domain-containing protein, with amino-acid sequence MEKLKIFFEDRAFGVCSKLGEKLNFPIDGIRLFFIYTSFITLGSPIIVYVTMAMLMKVRKFFRKSNNPVLFD; translated from the coding sequence ATGGAAAAACTGAAAATATTCTTCGAAGACAGAGCATTTGGAGTTTGTTCTAAATTGGGTGAAAAACTCAACTTCCCTATTGACGGAATCCGTCTGTTCTTTATCTACACTTCTTTTATTACGCTTGGCTCTCCTATCATTGTTTATGTGACCATGGCCATGTTGATGAAAGTGAGGAAATTTTTCAGAAAGAGTAATAATCCTGTGCTTTTCGATTAA